In Neoarius graeffei isolate fNeoGra1 chromosome 15, fNeoGra1.pri, whole genome shotgun sequence, a single genomic region encodes these proteins:
- the LOC132898779 gene encoding inhibin beta B chain-like, which produces MRSFLFKVLCLTACCALTVRCTPASPETEAHTTASSSRDSCASCGLAQPADSGKMDAEFVEAVKRHILTRLQMRDRPNITQPIPKAAMVTALRKLHAGKVREDGRVEIPDVDGHASHVNDVEEETSEIISFAETDDLLSSKSSLFFIISNEGNQNLYVSQANLWLYFKLVPNLLEKGTRRKVMVKVYYQEPGLGSKWNLVEKRVELKRSGWHTFPLTDAVQLVFSKGTRRQNLDVRCEGCEEAGVLPVLVNSGDESHRPFLVVQARATDSKHRIRKRGLECDGTSGLCCRQQFYIDFRLIGWNDWIIAPSGYFGNYCEGSCPAYMAGVPGSASSFHTAVVNQYRMRGMSPGSMNSCCIPTKLSTMSMLYFDDEYNIVKRDVPNMIVEECGCA; this is translated from the exons ATGAGAAGCTTCCTTTTCAAGGTGCTTTGTCTCACAGCCTGCTGCGCGCTGACTGTGCGCTGCACGCCCGCGTCGCCGGAAACCGAGGCGCACACGACGGCGTCGTCGTCGCGCGATTCGTGCGCGTCGTGCGGTCTTGCGCAGCCCGCCGACTCGGGAAAGATGGACGCGGAGTTCGTGGAGGCGGTCAAGAGGCACATCCTGACCAGGCTGCAGATGAGAGACAGACCCAACATCACTCAGCCCATACCAAAGGCGGCCATGGTGACCGCGCTGAGGAAGCTGCACGCTGGGAAGGTGCGAGAGGACGGTCGGGTCGAGATCCCCGACGTGGATGGGCACGCGAGTCACGTCAATGACGTTGAAGAGGAAACGTCAGAAATCATCAGTTTTGCAGAGACAG ACGATTTGCTGTCTTCAAAGTCCAGCCTTTTCTTCATCATCTCCAACGAAGGCAACCAGAACCTCTATGTGTCTCAGGCAAACCTGTGGCTGTACTTTAAACTTGTGCCTAATTTGTTGGAGAAGGGCACTCGAAGGAAGGTCATGGTTAAAGTGTACTATCAGGAACCGGGCCTGGGGAGCAAGTGGAACCTGGTGGAAAAGCGCGTGGAGCTGAAGCGCAGCGGCTGGCACACGTTTCCTCTTACTGATGCCGTGCAACTAGTGTTCTCCAAAGGTACACGAAGGCAGAACCTGGATGTTCGGTGTGAAGGCTGCGAGGAAGCAGGCGTTCTGCCTGTATTGGTGAACTCGGGCGATGAGTCGCACCGACCGTTCTTAGTGGTACAGGCGCGTGCAACAGACAGTAAGCACCGCATTCGCAAGCGCGGCCTGGAGTGTGATGGTACCAGCGGCCTGTGCTGCCGCCAACAGTTCTACATTGACTTCCGCCTCATAGGCTGGAATGACTGGATCATTGCGCCATCGGGCTACTTTGGCAACTACTGTGAAGGAAGCTGCCCGGCGTACATGGCCGGTGTTCCAGGGTCAGCGTCTTCATTTCATACCGCTGTAGTGAACCAGTACCGCATGAGGGGGATGAGTCCAGGCTCCATGAACTCCTGCTGCATCCCCACCAAACTCAGCACCATGTCCATGCTGTACTTTGATGATGAGTATAACATCGTCAAGCGCGATGTACCCAACATGATCGTCGAGGAGTGTGGATGTGCTTGA